Proteins from a genomic interval of Lolium perenne isolate Kyuss_39 chromosome 1, Kyuss_2.0, whole genome shotgun sequence:
- the LOC127302566 gene encoding epoxide hydrolase 1, whose protein sequence is MAQEIEHTHLPIRGLNLHVAQVGKDELGTVVFLHGFPEIWYTWRHQMLAVAAAGYRAIAPDSRGYGLSDQPPEDEVATWENLVADVLGILDALSIPKAFMVGKDFGAMPAYDFALRHPDRTRGVMCLGIPFSPVPITIDTMPEGFYILRWREPGRAEADFGRHDVRRVVRTIYILFSRSEVPVADEGQEIMDLADLSTPLPPWFTEEDLDAYAALYEKSGFRYPLQIPYRGLHRMTKHGDAKFQVPVFMVMGEKDYCFKFPGFEDAMRSGIMNTFAPDLKITYIPEGSHFVQEQFPEQVNDLLLGFLKDHP, encoded by the exons ATGGCGCAAGAGATAGAACACACCCACCTCCCCATCCGTGGGCTCAACCTCCACGTTGCTCAAGTAGGCAAAG ATGAGCTTGGGACGGTGGTGTTCTTGCACGGCTTCCCGGAGATATGGTACACGTGGCGCCACCAGATgctggccgtcgccgccgccgggtaCCGCGCCATCGCGCCGGACAGCCGCGGCTACGGCCTTTCGGACCAGCCGCCGGAGGACGAGGTGGCCACCTGGGAGAACCTCGTCGCCGACGTGCTCGGCATCCTCGACGCCCTTTCCATCCCAAAg GCCTTCATGGTGGGCAAGGACTTCGGCGCCATGCCGGCGTACGATTTCGCGCTGCGCCACCCGGACCGCACCCGCGGCGTGATGTGTCTGGGCATCCCCTTCAGCCCCGTGCCCATCACAATCGACACCATGCCGGAGGGCTTCTACATCCTGCGGTGGCGCGAGCCTGGGAGGGCGGAGGCTGACTTCGGCCGGCACGACGTCCGCCGCGTGGTGCGCACCATCTACATCCTCTTCTCCCGCAGTGAGGTCCCCGTGGCGGACGAAGGGCAGGAGATCATGGACCTCGCCGACCTCTCCACGCCGCTGCCGCCGTGGTTCACCGAGGAGGACCTGGACGCCTACGCCGCGCTCTACGAGAAGTCCGGCTTCCGCTACCCTCTCCAGATACCATACAG GGGTCTGCACCGGATGACGAAGCACGGGGACGCCAAGTTCCAGGTGCCGGTGTTCATGGTAATGGGGGAGAAGGACTACTGCTTCAAGTTCCCCGGGTTCGAGGACGCCATGAGGAGCGGCATCATGAACACCTTCGCTCCTGACCTCAAGATCACCTACATCCCGGAAGGGAGCCACTTCGTGCAGGAGCAGTTCCCGGAGCAGGTCAACGACCTGCTCCTCGGCTTCCTCAAGGACCATCCCTGA
- the LOC127302562 gene encoding lanC-like protein GCL2 isoform X2 has protein sequence MGNGGGEKVGGLHAREPPRGETSSSSPHATKRRRAQGGAASMADRFFPNDLPDFVAEAPDGGDPPAAGLSGLLSLPYPKLSHRLLHAALRLKDKVVAETWTRTGGQVTDYTLYTGALGTALLLFKSFQVTGDRRDLALAGDIVRACDAASTGLPFLTFICGRAGVCALGAVIAKHCNDQLLLTHYLSSFDEITVTEKVPNELLYGRAGYLWACLFLNEHLSDKTIPAEHITSVAKDIIKEGRKLSNKGRCPLMYEWHGKKYWGAAHGLAGIMHVLMHTELKLDEQDDVKNTLRYMISNRFPSGNYPSSEESESDRLVHWCHGAPGVALTLVKAYQVFQDDHFKQSAAEAAEVVWNRGLLKRVGICHGVSGNAYVFLSLYRLTGNVEYLYRAKAFACFLLENADRLIAEEAMHGGERPFSLFEGKAGMAYLLLDMVNPYESRFPAYEL, from the exons ATGGGAAATGGCGGTGGCGAGAAGGTGGGAGGCCTCCACGCCCGAGAGCCACCGCGCGGcgagacttcctcctcctccccccaCGCCACGAAGCGGCGACGCGCGCAGGGTGGGGCAGCTTCCATGGCCGACCGCTTCTTCCCCAACGACCTCCCCGACTTCGTCGCCGAGGCCCCCGACGGCGGCGACCCTCCGGCCGCCGGCCTCAGCGGCCTGCTCTCCCTCCCCTACCCTAAGCTCTCCCACCGGCTCCTCCACGCCGCCCTTCGGCTCAAAGACAAG GTCGTGGCAGAGACATGGACTAGGACGGGGGGCCAGGTGACGGACTACACGCTCTACACGGGCGCGCTCGGGACGGCGCTCCTCCTCTTCAAGTCCTTCCAGGTCACCGGCGACCGCCGGGATCTCGCCCTCGCCGGCGACATCGTCCGAGCCTGCGACGCCGCGTCAACTGGCCTGCC GTTCTTGACTTTCATATGCGGGAGGGCCGGCGTCTGCGCTCTCGGAGCCGTGATCGCCAAGCACTGCAATGACCAGCTGTTGCTCACCCACTACCTGAGCTCGTTTGATGAG ATAACCGTCACAGAGAAAGTTCCAAATGAGTTGCTGTATGGAAGGGCGGGATATCTGTGGGCTTGTTTGTTCTTGAACGAGCATCTCAGTGACAAGACGATTCCCGCCGAACACATT ACTTCTGTGGCAAAAGACATCATTAAGGAGGGAAGGAAGCTGTCAAACAAGGGGAGGTGCCCGTTGATGTATGAGTGGCATGGGAAGAAGTACTGGGGTGCTGCCCATGGACTTGCTGGAATTATGCATGTCCTCATGCACACTGAACTGAAGCTGGATGAGCAGGATGATGTGAAGAATACTCTGCGCTACATGATCAGTAACAGGTTTCCTAGTGGAAACTATCCATCGAGTGAAGAAAGCGAATCTGATCGCCTGGTGCACTGGTGCCATGGTGCCCCTGGTGTTGCTCTTACGCTGGTTAAAGCATATCAG GTCTTCCAGGACGATCACTTCAAGCAGTCAGCAGCAGAGGCTGCCGAAGTTGTCTGGAACCGTGGTCTTCTCAAGCGAGTCGGGATATGCCATGGTGTGAGCGGGAATGCGTATGTATTCCTCTCGCTCTACAGGCTaactggcaatgtcgagtacctctACCGGGCTAAGGCTTTTGCTTGCTTTCTGCTTGAAAATGCGGATCGATTAATAGCCGAGGAGGCCATGCATGGTGGCGAACGTCCATTCTCATTGTTTGAAGGAAAGGCTGGAATGGCATACCTCCTTTTAGACATGGTTAATCCCTATGAATCTAGGTTCCCGGCCTATGAACTTTGA
- the LOC127302562 gene encoding lanC-like protein GCL2 isoform X1 has translation MGNGGGEKVGGLHAREPPRGETSSSSPHATKRRRAQGGAASMADRFFPNDLPDFVAEAPDGGDPPAAGLSGLLSLPYPKLSHRLLHAALRLKDKVVAETWTRTGGQVTDYTLYTGALGTALLLFKSFQVTGDRRDLALAGDIVRACDAASTGLPCRFLTFICGRAGVCALGAVIAKHCNDQLLLTHYLSSFDEITVTEKVPNELLYGRAGYLWACLFLNEHLSDKTIPAEHITSVAKDIIKEGRKLSNKGRCPLMYEWHGKKYWGAAHGLAGIMHVLMHTELKLDEQDDVKNTLRYMISNRFPSGNYPSSEESESDRLVHWCHGAPGVALTLVKAYQVFQDDHFKQSAAEAAEVVWNRGLLKRVGICHGVSGNAYVFLSLYRLTGNVEYLYRAKAFACFLLENADRLIAEEAMHGGERPFSLFEGKAGMAYLLLDMVNPYESRFPAYEL, from the exons ATGGGAAATGGCGGTGGCGAGAAGGTGGGAGGCCTCCACGCCCGAGAGCCACCGCGCGGcgagacttcctcctcctccccccaCGCCACGAAGCGGCGACGCGCGCAGGGTGGGGCAGCTTCCATGGCCGACCGCTTCTTCCCCAACGACCTCCCCGACTTCGTCGCCGAGGCCCCCGACGGCGGCGACCCTCCGGCCGCCGGCCTCAGCGGCCTGCTCTCCCTCCCCTACCCTAAGCTCTCCCACCGGCTCCTCCACGCCGCCCTTCGGCTCAAAGACAAG GTCGTGGCAGAGACATGGACTAGGACGGGGGGCCAGGTGACGGACTACACGCTCTACACGGGCGCGCTCGGGACGGCGCTCCTCCTCTTCAAGTCCTTCCAGGTCACCGGCGACCGCCGGGATCTCGCCCTCGCCGGCGACATCGTCCGAGCCTGCGACGCCGCGTCAACTGGCCTGCC GTGCAGGTTCTTGACTTTCATATGCGGGAGGGCCGGCGTCTGCGCTCTCGGAGCCGTGATCGCCAAGCACTGCAATGACCAGCTGTTGCTCACCCACTACCTGAGCTCGTTTGATGAG ATAACCGTCACAGAGAAAGTTCCAAATGAGTTGCTGTATGGAAGGGCGGGATATCTGTGGGCTTGTTTGTTCTTGAACGAGCATCTCAGTGACAAGACGATTCCCGCCGAACACATT ACTTCTGTGGCAAAAGACATCATTAAGGAGGGAAGGAAGCTGTCAAACAAGGGGAGGTGCCCGTTGATGTATGAGTGGCATGGGAAGAAGTACTGGGGTGCTGCCCATGGACTTGCTGGAATTATGCATGTCCTCATGCACACTGAACTGAAGCTGGATGAGCAGGATGATGTGAAGAATACTCTGCGCTACATGATCAGTAACAGGTTTCCTAGTGGAAACTATCCATCGAGTGAAGAAAGCGAATCTGATCGCCTGGTGCACTGGTGCCATGGTGCCCCTGGTGTTGCTCTTACGCTGGTTAAAGCATATCAG GTCTTCCAGGACGATCACTTCAAGCAGTCAGCAGCAGAGGCTGCCGAAGTTGTCTGGAACCGTGGTCTTCTCAAGCGAGTCGGGATATGCCATGGTGTGAGCGGGAATGCGTATGTATTCCTCTCGCTCTACAGGCTaactggcaatgtcgagtacctctACCGGGCTAAGGCTTTTGCTTGCTTTCTGCTTGAAAATGCGGATCGATTAATAGCCGAGGAGGCCATGCATGGTGGCGAACGTCCATTCTCATTGTTTGAAGGAAAGGCTGGAATGGCATACCTCCTTTTAGACATGGTTAATCCCTATGAATCTAGGTTCCCGGCCTATGAACTTTGA